The Tamandua tetradactyla isolate mTamTet1 chromosome 8, mTamTet1.pri, whole genome shotgun sequence genome includes a window with the following:
- the FOLR2 gene encoding folate receptor beta: protein MAWKLTPLVLLLAWVVATCSAKDSTDLLNVCMDAKHHKTKPGPEDKLHDQCIPWRKKACCSVSTSQELHKDTSALYNFDWEHCGRMEPVCKRHFIQDNCLYECSPNLGPWIQQANESWRKERILNVPLCKEDCELWWEDCRTSSTCKSNWHKGWDWTSGINKCPATATCRTFESYFPTPTALCEGIWSNSYKVSNYSRGSGRCIQMWFDPAHGNPNEEVAKFYAANIKVAAVSAGAVFLWTQPLLLSLAQMLLLWLSV, encoded by the exons ATGGCCTGGAAACTGACACCGCTTGTGCTGCTTCTGGCCTGGGTAGTCGCCACGTGCAGTGCCAAGGACAGCACAGACCTGCTAAACGTCTGCATGGATGCCAAGCACCACAAGACAAAGCCTGGCCCTGAGGACAAGCTGCATGACCAG TGCATACCTTGGAGGAAGAAGGCCTGCTGCTCAGTCAGCACCAGCCAGGAACTGCACAAGGACACCTCTGCCCTGTATAACTTCGACTGGGAACACTGCGGCAGGATGGAGCCTGTTTGTAAGCGCCACTTCATTCAGGACAACTGTCTCTACGAGTGCTCCCCCAACCTGGGGCCTTGGATCCAGCAG GCGAACGAGAGCTGGCGCAAAGAGCGGATCCTGAATGTGCCCCTGTGCAAAGAGGACTGTGAGCTGTGGTGGGAGGACTGCCGCACCTCCTCCACCTGCAAAAGCAACTGGCACAAGGGCTGGGACTGGACCTCAG GAATCAACAAGTGTCCAGCCACGGCTACCTGCCGCACATTTGAGTCCTACTTCCCCACACCTACCGCCCTGTGTGAGGGTATCTGGAGTAACTCCTACAAGGTCAGCAACTACAGCCGAGGGAGTGGCCGCTGCATCCAGATGTGGTTCGACCCAGCCCATGGCAACCCCAACGAGGAGGTGGCCAAGTTCTATGCAGCTAATATAAAGGTTGCAGCAGTGAGTGCTGGGGCTGTGTTCCTTTGGACCCAGCCTCTCCTGCTCAGCCTGGCTCAGATGCTGTTACTCTGGCTCTCTGTCTGA